Within Paeniglutamicibacter psychrophenolicus, the genomic segment CCCGTGGCGGCGATTTCGGCGACGTGGTCGGGGTTGCGGATGACCGAGGTGACGGTGTCCCCGCGCTTGGCCAACTCGGCGGCTGCCAGCAGCGCGACCTTGCCGTGGCCGCCAATGATCGTGACCTTCATGATTGACCTGTTCTTCCGCTCGTTGACCCCGGAGCGCGTGCTCCGGCCGTGTTCTTGGGCTTGAGCCTACCCAAGAACAACGGCCACGGCCGGGTGCGGGCGTTCGATTGCCCGGAGGGCATATCCGGGAATAATCGAGGCGGTTGCCACACACCGATCCACCGCCAACACCCGGTCGCCGCTTCGGCAAGGGGAATCCATTGCCGAAACGGGGAAGTCCCGAACATGGTCAGCCGGTGACGAGGATTCCGTCTTCGTCCGAATACAGGGTGGCTCCGGGGGTGAAGGTGGCCCCGCCGAATTGAACGGGGATGTCCACCGCTCCGACCGAGTCCTTGGCGCTCTTGCGCGGGTTCGAGCCCAGGGCCTTGATGCCCAGCGGGGTGCCGGCCAGGGCCACGCGGTCGCGGATCGCCCCGAAGATCACGACCCCGGACCAGCCATTGGTGACGGCGGCTGCGGCAATCATGTCGCCCATCAGGGCCGATTCCAGCGACCCGGCACCGTCAACCACCAGCACTGCGCCGTCTCCGGGGGAGTTGAGCAGCGACTTGACCAGGCCGTTGTCGCGGTAGCAGCGCACCGTGCGCACCGGTCCGCTGAAGCGCGGGTGCGCACCGAGGTTTTCAAATTGCAGGGATACCGACTGCAGGGATTCGTCGGCGTCAAAGAGGTCACACGTCGTAAAGGTCATGGGACCTAGCCTACGATTCGCGGCCCGGGAATCCATGCGGTGTTACGCGCCGGTAGCAGCGCCGGGACGAGCGATTAAACAACTGATGCGAACGCTACCTAGCGATTCGACGGGGCACCGAGCTTTACACGGCAGCCCGGGCCAACCATTCGGGCAACACGATGTTTGAATGGCGGCCCGAGGCCAGGACCGCCTGCCGCTCAGGAAAGGCCATTGGCAGGGTTTCAACTTCAGCGGGTTGCAGCGTGCCGCATTTTGGTGACGGCTGACGTTGATTTCCGTGGTCTGGAAGGTGCTCACATCCTTGAAGGCGTCTTGGCCGTTCATGTGCTTGTTGATCCGCAGTGGTCAGGTCATTGCTTATAGCGTGAAGCGCATATAGCGTTTGATGCATGACCGAGCTCTATGAGGTCGAGATCGAACCCGAAGTACGATCCTGGTTGGAAAGCCTCACGGACCGTGACTTTGGTCGGGTCGACTTTCTCGTTGGCCTGCTCGCTGAAAACGCGGAGACACTTGGCGAACCGTATTCGCGCCACCTCGGTGGAAAAGTTCGCGAGTTGCGCTTCAGTCTGCTGCGTCAGCAGACCAGAGTGACCTATTGGTTGGCGCCGTCTCGCCGGGTGGTACTGCTGACCGTGTTTCGCAAAACCCGAAGGGTTGAATCCGATGAGGTCGAACGAGCCTTGCACGCGCAGCGGACTTGCGAGGGGTCCCATGATGCAGCACATGCCGTATACGAACGTGAAGGAAACTGAAATGCAAGAGAACCACAGCTCCTACGACGATGTTGCGCGCCGGCGTCGCGGAAGCGCGGACTATCGTCAGGGATATGACGAGGCCCGGCGGGCGTACTTGATAGGCCAGGAAATCCGTGAGCGGCGGCTGGCGCTGGGGTTGTCACAGACCGAAGTCGCCGCGGCTGCGGGAATGACCCAGCCGGCACTCTCTCGGCTCGAGGCCGGCGGTGTCGTGCCCACCATCACCGTGCTGGATCGAATCGCCACGGCTCTCGGTGCCGAACTCACCGTGACGATCACGCCGCACGCAGCCTGAACACCCCTGCCATGAACGGGCGAAAGGGCGCGATTGAAGGCGCATGCGGCTACGGCCAGGGACCCACATGCGCACGACTCCGTGCTGGGCCGCTCGTCGCCCCCGGAAAAACCAATAGGCCAATACCGGCCCTCGGATAGTTTGTGACCATCAGCGGGGCCGGTAGCTGGAAGCAACGGCGCGTATCTACGCACCGACCGATGTCCCGGGCGACGCGGCAGTCCTCCGGAAGCGTGCCGAAGGGTTACCAAGTACTCAGCTGAAGACGTTGCGGCTGGTGCCCAGTGACTCGATGGAGGTTTCCAGCACGTCCCCGGCCTTCAGCCACGGGTGGCGTCCGGCCTCGTTGCGCCGGCCCAGGGCCACGCCGGCCGGGGTCCCGGTGAGGATCACGTCGCCCGGGCGCAGCTCGTTGAACACCGACAGGTAGGCCACCAGCGCGGCGGGGGAGAAGACCAGATCGGCGGTCGAATCCTCCTGGACAACCTCGCCGTTCACGCGCGTGGTGATCTTCGCGCCATGCGCGAAGTCAGCGGCACTGACCAACCACGGGCCCAGCGGGGACGCCGCATCCCAGCACTTGCCCTGGGTCCACTCGGTGGTGCGGCCCTGGTAGCCGCGCATGGACACGTCGTTGGAGACCGCATAGCCGGCAATGTGCTGGTGGGCCTCGGCCTCGGGGATGCGGCGCCCGGGCTCGCCGATGATGACCGCCAGCTCGCCCTCCCAATCGATGCGGTGGTCCTCGGCCGGGATCTCGATCCCGTCGTTGGCACCGGTCAGCGAGGAAGCGAACTTGGTGAAGACCGTGGGGAACTCCGGTTCCTCCTTGCCGACCTCGGCAATGTGGTTCCTGTAGTTCAGCCCGATGCAGTAGACCTTGGCGGGGTTCACGATCAGCGGGGCGTAGTCGGCCTCCGACAGCGGAATCGCGGTGCCGAAATCGACGGCGGAATCCAGCGAATCAAGGCGGGCTTCCTCCGGTGCGCCAAGGAATGACCCGACGTCGGCGAAGCCCGAAAGCTCGAACGCGGCATCTCCCTCTATGAGTGCTGCAAAGGTGTCTTCGGGCGCACCGTTACGGCGCAACGTAGCAAGTTTCATGGGCCTATCCCATCACACCTGCAACCGCCCGCCGCCACCTGTGACGCACCTTGTCATCCATCCGAAGCCACGATCCTAGTGCAGGGCAGCGGTGAATTCGGAGGCGAGCCCGGTGATGGCCTCGTACTGGCCGGCCGCCACCAGGGCCCCCGGAAGGACCGCGGAGTCGACGCACACGGCCAGCGCGCCTGCGTCGAGGAACTCGTTGGCGTTGGCCAGGGTGATGCCGCCGGTGGGCAGCAGCCGCACGCCGGGGTACGGTTCCTGCAGGTCCATCAGGTAGCGCGAACCCATCGTTGCGGCGGGGAAGATCTTGACCATGGCACTGCCCAGGTCAA encodes:
- the rraA gene encoding ribonuclease E activity regulator RraA — protein: MTFTTCDLFDADESLQSVSLQFENLGAHPRFSGPVRTVRCYRDNGLVKSLLNSPGDGAVLVVDGAGSLESALMGDMIAAAAVTNGWSGVVIFGAIRDRVALAGTPLGIKALGSNPRKSAKDSVGAVDIPVQFGGATFTPGATLYSDEDGILVTG
- a CDS encoding type II toxin-antitoxin system RelE/ParE family toxin, encoding MTELYEVEIEPEVRSWLESLTDRDFGRVDFLVGLLAENAETLGEPYSRHLGGKVRELRFSLLRQQTRVTYWLAPSRRVVLLTVFRKTRRVESDEVERALHAQRTCEGSHDAAHAVYEREGN
- a CDS encoding helix-turn-helix domain-containing protein — encoded protein: MQENHSSYDDVARRRRGSADYRQGYDEARRAYLIGQEIRERRLALGLSQTEVAAAAGMTQPALSRLEAGGVVPTITVLDRIATALGAELTVTITPHAA
- a CDS encoding fumarylacetoacetate hydrolase family protein gives rise to the protein MKLATLRRNGAPEDTFAALIEGDAAFELSGFADVGSFLGAPEEARLDSLDSAVDFGTAIPLSEADYAPLIVNPAKVYCIGLNYRNHIAEVGKEEPEFPTVFTKFASSLTGANDGIEIPAEDHRIDWEGELAVIIGEPGRRIPEAEAHQHIAGYAVSNDVSMRGYQGRTTEWTQGKCWDAASPLGPWLVSAADFAHGAKITTRVNGEVVQEDSTADLVFSPAALVAYLSVFNELRPGDVILTGTPAGVALGRRNEAGRHPWLKAGDVLETSIESLGTSRNVFS